In Lotus japonicus ecotype B-129 chromosome 5, LjGifu_v1.2, one genomic interval encodes:
- the LOC130719267 gene encoding protein FAR1-RELATED SEQUENCE 5-like: MRAAGIGVTGVHNQIASQSGGYDRVPFTKRKLYNQIAKQRRELKCDVQTAIDYLKGMRKKDPLMFWRHQANENGKLEHLFWADGLSQKNYEVFGDIVAFDATYGKNKYQYPFVMFSGMNNHNQTTVFGSAVIANETEETYVWLLQTFLEAMKGICPTSVITDGHLSMKNAISSVFPRAHHKLCAWHLLQNATRNIKIPSFTQEFKKCMLMDYEVGAFNRKWEATLTKFGLQDNEWVKERFEDRKMWAVAHIRGTCFAGFWTTSRCESLHSEIKKFIHARYNLTEFLQHFHRCLDFMRFREVEADLASVVGKAPLETPFKQLEKSASSLYTPEVFDKFRSIIVRAFLVYVSSRKLTGTFEIFTVAKFRTTAKEWHITFYRPTPELKCCCQRMESMGLPCEHIVAVMVILGMNEIPTTLIHHRWTKRARDDIEAYATDVTGNWTSVKMALHTVILDSCREMCKLAADSNENFRTTREVVTTHTARLKSNKLVNDMEDVNVDDDNYVPLTNPDRAFRNTGGASTSGTKCTRRRKTTCSVCKTPGHNKSSCRLKTRIHEMAHEVYGGDAEVDDDDQPPYSRGDFCNLNGM, encoded by the coding sequence ATGAGGGCTGCTGGCATAGGCGTGACGGGAGTCCATAACCAGATTGCAAGCCAGTCGGGGGGATATGATAGGGTCCCTTTTACAAAAAGGAAGCTATACAATCAGATAGCGAAACAAAGGCGGGAGTTGAAGTGTGATGTCCAAACCGCTATTGACTACCTAAAGGGAATGCGCAAAAAGGATCCTCTAATGTTTTGGCGACATCAAGCTAATGAGAATGGGAAACTTGAGCATTTGTTTTGGGCTGATGGTTTAAGCCAGAAAAACTATGAGGTATTTGGTGATATTGTTGCATTTGATGCTACCTATGGGAAAAACAAATATCAGTACCCTTTTGTTATGTTTTCTGGCATGAATAACCACAATCAAACAACGGTGTTTGGAAGCGCAGTCATTGCCAATGAGACTGAGGAAACATATGTGTGGCTGCTACAGACATTTCTTGAGGCAatgaaaggcatatgtcccacaTCAGTTATAACTGATGGACATTTATCGATGAAAAATGCTATTAGTAGTGTTTTCCCACGTGCTCATCATAAATTATGCGCCTGGCACTTGCTGCAGAATGCTACAAGAAACATAAAGATTCCAAGTTTTACTCAAGAGTTTAAAAAATGCATGTTAATGGATTATGAAGTGGGTGCATTCAATCGTAAGTGGGAGGCTACGTTAACAAAATTTGGTCTTCAGGACAATGAATGGGTGAAAGAGAGGTTTGAAGATAGAAAGATGTGGGCGGTTGCTCATATACGTGGTACGTGTTTTGCTGGGTTCTGGACAACATCACGGTGTGAGAGTTTGCATTCAGAAATTAAGAAGTTTATACATGCAAGATATAACTTAACAGAGTTCTTACAACACTTTCACCGATGTTTGGATTTTATGAGGTTTAGGGAGGTTGAAGCAGATTTGGCATCTGTTGTTGGTAAGGCTCCCTTGGAAACACCTTTCAAGCAACTTGAGAAATCAGCTAGTTCTTTGTACACACCTGAGGTGTTTGATAAATTTCGTTCTATCATTGTAAGAGCTTTCCTAGTTTACGTAAGTAGTAGAAAATTGACTGGGACTTTTGAGATTTTCACAGTGGCCAAGTTTCGCACAACCGCTAAGGAGTGGCACATTACCTTTTACAGACCAACACCTGAGCTGAAGTGTTGTTGCCAAAGGATGGAGTCCATGGGCCTACCCTGTGAGCATATTGTTGCTGTCATGGTTATTTTGGGAATGAATGAAATTCCCACTACTCTTATACATCACAGGTGGACGAAACGGGCAAGAGACGACATTGAAGCTTATGCTACTGATGTAACAGGTAATTGGACATCTGTAAAAATGGCTCTCCATACAGTTATATTAGACAGCTGCAGAGAAATGTGCAAATTAGCCGCCGATTCAAATGAGAATTTCAGAACCACAAGAGAGGTTGTAACTACCCACACTGCGAGGCTTAAATCCAACAAACTTGTGAATGACATGGAAGATGTAAATGTTGATGATGATAATTATGTACCATTGACTAATCCTGACCGTGCTTTTCGCAACACTGGAGGTGCTAGTACCTCGGGCACTAAATGTACTCGCCGTAGGAAGACTACGTGCAGTGTTTGCAAGACACCAGGTCACAACAAGTCTTCATGCCGTCTAAAAACAAGAATCCATGAGATGGCACATGAGGTATATGGAGGGGATGCTGAAGTAGATGATGATGATCAACCACCCTATTCCAGAGGGGACTTCTGCAATCTTAATGGTATGTGA